TGCCGGTCTAAGACACAGCTACACATAAGTTGCTGAGGAACTATCCCATTGGTCCTTGTGTAAACCAAACATGGTACGAGACATTTTGAACATTGTTTAAACGAgtgaaaagaaaacagattctAAACAAGGTCTCGAGTTTTAACAAGTTCCAAAAGTTTACATAAGCGAGAACCACAGCTTTTTGTCCAACTAGGCAGAAAAGCAAAAGATAGTATTGAGATTCAAAGCCAGGTTTGTTGAGCGGCCCAAGTGAAAGTTTACTCGACTTCAGCCAAGTAATCGTCAATCTCTGCCGGTGTTAGTACCCTGCACATAACCACCTCTTAGACATTGATGGCAATAACAaagatccctttgattctattaaGTTTGGAAGTATTGAACGTTACCTAAAAACTTTGTCAGCACCAATCTTGCCAATCTCAATATTCTTGCTCGAGATTTCTCCCTCGAAACTGTGAAACAGACAGAGTAAGAAAGACACAAAGGGATGTTAGGTCTTTAGAAAAGTTCTGTAATTTAGAAACagagtttagtaaaaaaaagtCTCACCCTTCCTTCAATGTCAATATCGCTGTATGAATGGCATCATCAAGTTCCATATCTTCTGTGTACCTGATAAGAGACTAAGATGACATGACATGCTTCGAAGATCATAAACTTATATCACAAAAAGCAAAATCTTATCACCTCTTCTCGAGAAATGTCTTAGCATTTGAGACATTCTTTCCCATCGCCGAAGCTTTCCATGAGAAATAAGAACCAGACGGATCCACCTAGTGAAAATACGAAATTCTGAATTAGATGTTTTTACCATAAGCACTAatggttatatatttttaatgttctaCATACCTGATACAGCTGAGGACCTTTGTCATCATACCCAGCCACTAGTAGAGAAACTCCAAACGGCCTAACACCACTATTAGCAGGagaaataaaccaaaattagaAGCAAGATTCAGTAGTCTAGTTTATGGATACTTTGCTTTAACAGCATTTTCTCATGCTAGTATAGTAAGTAACTCTTCTTAAGTAGATTTTGAATAGTACTTACCCCGATTGAGTGAACTCTTGCATAACCGTAGCAGTTTCCCTTACAAGTTGAGTGACAGGGATGGGTTCCTGCAACAATAAATCTCCTTAGAAGTTGAATTACGAATAAGCAACATCAGCTAATATTAACAAGAAGCATCAATCCAAAGTATATGctgaaattttattatacatggaTATTACAATACTCCAAGAAAAGTAGatgagaatagagagagagatataagATTACTTTGTACAAGCGGAGATATTGCTCAGCCTGCTTCCTACTCTTCCGCACAAGAACTCGGAAATCAGGACCCATACCACTACAGAGAAGCAAATACTGTCTTAGCATTTAACTATAGCAAAGGAAACCAATGATACCCAAATCCAAATTTCAAGCTATAAAACCAAATCAGTTATCAAACAGATAGCTGAGGGGAAGAACCTGTATACAACTCCAATGTTGGGAGTCAAATGCTGAATCTTTTGAACCTGAAATACAAGTCAGACTTAACATTAGTTTCattatagttattaataaatacaCAACCTCCTATGAAAGTTCCAGATCAAATAGTACAAAGAACATGGTGAGCACAGGGAAGAGATAATCAAACTTACAGAGGCTTCATCAACAAGAATAGAGGGAAGCTTCTTCTCAGTAGCAATAACAACTCCGTTTGACGCTGCATCACATTCATATTTATAATTCCTCTTATTTAAAAATTCCATAAGGTCATCATTTATTATTGACAAACCTTTGATTCCCAAAGATGTTTGGCCTGATCCAACAGCTGTTAGAGCATGTTCTATCTGAACAAGCTTCCCTGAAGGGCTATTTTTTTCACAAACACAACAAAAATCAACCCCTGATCTAAGTGCTGGAAAGTGATGCATTTGAATGATAAAATAACAGAGTTCATACCTGAAGGTAGTGAGTGAAAACGAGTACTGACTGTCTCCCATTGCACCTTAAGCTTAGCTCAAAAATTCTGTAAAAGAGTAATCTTTTTCTAACCAATTTTctaggaaaataaaaaattaaaaattggaaTCATGGCAAGAGCTGAATCagctaaacttaaaacatccaACGATCTACACAATGATGTTCATCAAGATTAGTAATTACAACTTAGGTCAAACGAATTTACGGCTCAGACACTACTACACTGAAGCGATTCAATCTAACTAAACGTGGAGATCTCAAAGAACAAGTGGAACCAAATCAAACTAAACGATCAACCATACCTTTGATGAACAGATCGAGCAACGATAATGGACCAAGGAGAGACGACGAGCGAAGTGGAGAATTAAAAGCTTTTAGGTTTCTTGAAGAAAGGGTTGGCACTAACAGGTTTTTaggaaagggaaaaaaaaaattctaaaacgatGCCGTTTTACTAAGTGATACTGGTTTAGTTAAACCAGattggtttatatatcaaattaaaaattatggttTCTTGAAGAAAGGGTCGTCACTCAAAAGGTTTAGAAATAGGATTTCGTATAAAACGACACCGTTTACCGCACTGGTTTAGTTAAACCGGATTGGTttgtatcaaattaattttaaaacgcGAAGAGAATAGCGTTTTGTGTCTCGgttccttccttccttcctgACCAATCAGTTCGTGGCGACAACAGACAGTAAACTGTGTTGGGTTTTCTCTtgagagaataaaaaaaaaattggcgtATGGTTGGTTGATATGGCTTCGACCCTTTTCTCCAGAACTTTCTTATAGCTGCAAGCCACCGCTTGATCTCTCCTTCTCTTGTTCCGCAAAAGACCCTTTCTGAGTGTGAGTCGTAATTTCGCAACTGGGTATTCGTCTGATCGCTGCTTTACATTCTGGGTTCTGCTCTGTTTATAAAGTTTTGACTCTTTCTTGTGATGATAATTGTACAGAAGAGAGGACTCTACTCTCACTTCACCTAGGCTCTTCCTCTACAGGCTTTAAATCAATTCGAGTCATGGCTTCTACTGGAGTTGATGAGCCTGTTGTTTCTGTTGATTGCCTTCATTCTAATCTTAGAAACCCTGATTTGAAGGTGACTTCCCTTTGTTTTCTTCAAAACTTTTGTCTGTTGTTATGCTTAAATGTACCTGTTTCTGTTATGTTCAGTGTTCTGTTCAGGTTTTGGATGCGTCTGGTACATGCCTGATGAGCAGAGGAATCCGATCCAAGAATATCAGGTGAGAACATTAGAGTAAATTAgatgatttgatattttattctcTTTACTTCCATGATTTGCTTTGATCCTAATGGACTTTGTGCTCTCCTACAGGTTGCTCATATTATTCCCGGTCCTCTCTTCTTTGATTTAGATCGAACAACAAGTGTAAGAATCACTATCTTCTCCTTTTTAATGACGATTATAAATATCATCTAGTATCTTATTGTAACTTTCCCTATTATACTTGTTTATTATGAGTTTCTTTGTGTGCTATAAAGGCGACCATCTAATATGATAACATCAATGTCTGGTAACAGTTGTCACATATGTTACCGTCTGAGGGAGCTTTTGCTGCCGGCTGTTCTGCTCTTGGAATTGAGAATAAGGATGGAGTGATGGGAAGGGGATCTTTAGTGTAGCCCGTGTATGGTGGTGAGTTATGGCTCTCGTTATTTATTCTTTTGCTTTGTTCAGTTTTTCTTAGGTATTGGTATAATAGCTATGTGGGTTTTATTCTACTACTCTAAACCTGTAGGATGTTGCGTGTTTTTGGACATGAGAAAGTATGGGTGCTCGATGGAGGTCTACCGAGATGGCGTGCTTCAGGTTATGATGTTGAATCTAGTGCTTCGGGTAATGCTATTTTGAAAGCCAGTGCTGCTAGTGAGGCTATTGAGAAAATCTATGAAGGACAAAGCGTAAGTCAAGTCTTTTTGGTGGAAATGGTTTCTTCTTTGTCCTTTCATGATGTGGTTTCCTTCTCTTTTTTCTCCACAGGTCAGCCGAGAGCAACCTTTAAAATGAAGTTCCAGCCACATCTAGTGTGGACGCTTGATCAGGTTGACATTTGCTGAACGGTTTTTTtagtctttcttcttcaaatttcaTAAGAGAGTCCTAAAGATAACCCAACTTCATGTTCAATAACTtgtgtatatattttgttttgtggATCAGATTTAGACCCAATTTTCTATAGCTCTGCCATAGTTTTATACCTGGATTTGGTCAACTTTTTACAGGTGAAGAACAATATGGAGGATCAGACACATCAAAACATAGACGCTCGTTCCAAAGCAAGGTACTATGATTTGCAAACTGACACATATTTCCACTGGCGAAATGCTTTTGCTAGATAGTAATTGATGCTCATTGTACCGTTTGATTCACTAGATTTACGCTTTTTACACAGGTTTGACGGTATTGCTCCAGAGCCTCGTAAGGGAATAAGAAGCGGTCATATCCCTGGAAGCAAATGTGTTCCTTTTCCTCAGGTAACCTTGAAAGTTGAAAGGGTTGTTTGTTTTCTCCAGAGTTAATATGTGATAAgtttctcctttctttttttttttttgaattaatgttaaatttattcaaaaaagcCTGTATACATCAAGTGCATTCTTTGTTTCTATAAAGAAAACTCAAGAACTTCTACCCTCCCCTTCTTACATATCAGCTTTCTATTTACATTCTAGTATGAAACCAAAATTGCATCAGCTGCTCCATACCCTTTATCCCATCCCTTCTCATCAAAGAAATCTTGTTTCTAATTCCTTTCTCAACCAATTTTTTGATAGTTGGCAGAGGCATCAGCTTCTCACCGTGCACTAACTTGTGTGGAGAGAGCGAAAGTTTCTCCTTTCTGCAGATGCTTGATTCTTCTTCTCACACACTCTTACCAACAGAAGACGCTGAAAAAACGATTTGAACAAGAAGGTAAACCATTTTATATCAAGTTGAAGAACCACCACTGGACAAGCCTATAATGGCCTCGTGTGGCACTGGCGTCACAGCTTGCATCCTGGCTCTGGTAATAACCAAACTGCATCCACCAGTTTTGTTTGAGATTATGTATAAGCAGTGGAGGTGAGACTGACATGGTTACTTGCTCTGTCAGGGGCTTCACCGGCTGGGGGAAACTGAAGTGCCAGTGTATGATGGATCGTGGACTGAATGGGCAACAGAACCAGACTTACCCATCGAAGGTGAAGGTGATGAATCTTCTTCATGAAAATCCTAACAAAAGCCACTTATTCAGTTATGATTGGCTTGAAGCTATCAAACATACCATTAGTCTGTGTTCTCTTTCGAATAAATCAGCAAACTTAAATTTGTTCATCCTAAAACATAAAACCCGAAACCATTACGTACAAAGTGCAGTAAAGTCAGTATGGTAGCGAAAAGTTAATAAATAAGATGGCCGCGTGGCCTAATGGATAAGGCGCTCGCCTCCGGAGCGGGAGATTGTGGGTTCGAGTCCCACCGtggtcgtttttttttttttaggcatTTCAATGAATAGATGACATATCATACcagttgggttttttttttaatctttgaaaCCAAAAGTAGGCTATATGCTTTCATTGACTGAATATTGATACATCAACATatagaccatatatttacagTAGTATAGAAAAAGAGATCTAGCCAGTAGCGGTAACACCGAAGGTCCAAAGTCCTCCTGTTTCTTGTCTTGAAGCCTATTAACTTGTATCGCAGCTTCGTCTTTGTTCTGTCATACTTCCCAGTTATTAACACAACTGGAGGGTTTAACAGGCTCAGGTTTAGTCGCCTTCAGAAGGTCTGGAAACTGGGTAGGGTGCTTGCAGCTTGTGAGGTTTAGGCTACGTAAGTTTCCGAGGCCTCTTGCTGCACCATGGAAAAATATCAGGAAGACTGATTCAAGAGGAGAAATCTTATTGAGATAGTACTGCATCGAAATGGTACCTGCCTTCCTTTCCAAACTGTTTCTGTTGAGCTCAACTAGAAAGCTAGTACAAAACCGAAGCCGTAACGATTTCAGATGATAAGCATCCTGGCGAAGCTATCAGCTATGGGAGGTAGTGAAGACCATCGAACATCCTTCCTTGTTCTGCTCTCTCTCCATTGCTGGTATTGGTTGTATAGAAGTTGCATTTTAAATGTTGAAAATGCAAACATGAGATACAGGGACTGGGGCTCAAGAAAGATTCTCTGCTTACCATATTGGAGAAAACGTGTTTTGATATCTTGGAGCATGTCATCATAAACCCATACCCCACACTTCTCCATTAGAGCTACAATCTCGGGTCTGGTGGGCAAAgctctgcgactggaagacacCAAAAAAAGGTCTAGCGGCACACCGTTGAAACAAAGCGCAGTGTGAAGAAATGGATTAAAAATTCTGCACAAGTACATGACTGACACACCGTACCCTCACTGTCGCTAAGACACGTTTCCGACCATATTCTGACAAAGGCGAGATTCATATGCCCTGTCCTGTGTTACCATCGAACCAGAAAAAACGAGGCAAATGATGAAACCATGCAGTGCACAAGAAAAGAGCGAAACTCTTCCACAAAACCAAATACAAAACAGATGTACTGAGATGATACTGACTACGTGATATTACTGCAAACCTAGAGGAAGACAAAAGAGGCACCATCTTCTTGGTAAACACCTTCAGAGTAGTCAACGATACAGAAGCAAACGCCACCGTATTTGAGCTTCACATCCTCCCAGCCATATCAAATCACCGAAGACTATATCCAATAGAAGAGTGTCCAGAGCAAGATGTTTTCATAACAGAAAGAAAGGAAAGAGCAAATCTCAAAGAGGCCATTCAATGTTACCTTGTCACTATCTCAAGGAAAGAGCAAATCTCAAATATCCATGATATTCCATCCTCCAAATCTATAGCAAATACACATTACTACATTAACCTTCCGTGAGCCAAAGAACGTGTAACTCGAGAATTCAAAAAATCAGGACAAGGAAAGAGAGGATGGGGACTGCTGACAAACccgaagaagctaagcttactTCCCGTGAAGGCCAGCCAACAAAATTAACTAACCAGAGACTCTGTTCTGAAACCATAGGTTACTTCCCTCAAAGCCAACAAAACACCAGACTACAGAACTGTAGAAGATTTTGTCCAAAGCAAAACGTTTccataacaaaaaaaacgacGAATAGG
The sequence above is drawn from the Brassica napus cultivar Da-Ae unplaced genomic scaffold, Da-Ae ScsIHWf_2718;HRSCAF=3482, whole genome shotgun sequence genome and encodes:
- the LOC125602024 gene encoding proteasome subunit alpha type-2-A, translated to MGDSQYSFSLTTFSPSGKLVQIEHALTAVGSGQTSLGIKASNGVVIATEKKLPSILVDEASVQKIQHLTPNIGVVYSGMGPDFRVLVRKSRKQAEQYLRLYKEPIPVTQLVRETATVMQEFTQSGGVRPFGVSLLVAGYDDKGPQLYQVDPSGSYFSWKASAMGKNVSNAKTFLEKRYTEDMELDDAIHTAILTLKEGFEGEISSKNIEIGKIGADKVFRVLTPAEIDDYLAEVE